A section of the Humulus lupulus chromosome 2, drHumLupu1.1, whole genome shotgun sequence genome encodes:
- the LOC133819877 gene encoding probable xyloglucan galactosyltransferase GT14 translates to MENPVSRKWSQEMWFAIITCVALFFVMSCFDYSTLMAADKRVIAPSVNKQENPLVIPSTETVSDPCAGRYIYIQDLPSRFNSDLLKNCRLLTRGTENSMCPYIENQGLGPLIEDYEGFLSNNSWFNTNQFMLEVIFHNKMMHYRCLTKNSSMASAIFVPFYAGLDVSLRLWDSNISKRDSSARDLLQCLSKKPEWKKMWGRDHFMVAGRISWDFRRQTDNTTDWGSKLRFLPESMNMSMLSVEASSWRNDYAIPYPTYFHPSKDSMVFEWQSRMKSRPRPHLFTFAGAPRPDLTNSIRAKVIDQCQTSKSCKFIDCGSAENSCSKPVSVMRVFQSSIYCLQPPGDSYTRRSIFDSILAGCIPVFFHPGTAYSQYKWHFPKNHTKYSVYIPVRDVMKDLKEGGIEQVLLAISKDEEMSMREEVIRLIPNIVYGDPRSRLETLEDAFDLSVKGMIERVEEVRRVIKDGKDPSVGFAEEDSYKYTFSHYLE, encoded by the coding sequence ATGGAAAACCCAGTTTCAAGAAAGTGGTCACAAGAAATGTGGTTTGCCATTATCACTTGTGTTGCTCTGTTTTTCGTTATGTCTTGCTTTGATTACTCGACTTTAATGGCTGCCGACAAGAGGGTCATCGCTCCTTCAGTCAACAAACAAGAAAACCCACTTGTTATTCCCTCTACTGAGACCGTTTCTGATCCCTGCGCCGGTCGATACATCTATATTCAAGATCTTCCAAGTAGATTCAACTCTGACTTGCTCAAGAATTGCAGGCTCTTAACCAGAGGAACAGAGAATTCGATGTGTCCGTACATTGAAAACCAGGGTCTTGGCCCTTTGATTGAAGATTATGAAGGGTTTTTGTCTAACAACAGTTGGTTTAACACTAACCAGTTCATGTTGGAAGTGATTTTTCATAACAAGATGATGCATTACAGGTGTTTGACAAAAAATTCTTCAATGGCTTCTGCTATATTTGTACCCTTTTATGCAGGTCTTGATGTCAGCCTTCGTTTATGGGATTCCAACATTTCAAAGAGAGATTCTTCTGCTCGTGATCTTCTTCAGTGTCTTTCCAAGAAACCCGAGTGGAAGAAAATGTGGGGGAGAGACCATTTCATGGTGGCTGGGAGAATTTCTTGGGACTTTAGAAGGCAAACTGATAACACTACTGATTGGGGTAGCAAGCTGAGGTTTCTGCCTGAGTCCATGAACATGTCAATGCTTTCAGTGGAAGCAAGTTCATGGAGGAATGACTATGCCATTCCATACCCCACTTACTTTCATCCCTCGAAAGATAGCATGGTGTTCGAGTGGCAAAGCCGAATGAAGAGCCGGCCAAGGCCACATCTGTTCACCTTTGCTGGTGCACCAAGGCCAGACCTTACCAATTCGATCAGAGCAAAGGTTATTGATCAGTGCCAAACATCAAAGTCGTGCAAATTCATTGACTGTGGTTCTGCTGAGAATAGTTGTAGCAAACCAGTTAGTGTAATGAGAGTGTTTCAAAGCTCAATCTATTGCTTGCAGCCTCCTGGAGATTCATACACAAGAAGGTCGATTTTCGACTCCATTTTAGCTGGTTGTATTCCAGTTTTTTTCCATCCGGGCACCGCTTATTCTCAATATAAATGGCATTTTCCCAAGAATCATACCAAGTATTCTGTGTATATTCCAGTCAGGGATGTCATGAAGGACTTAAAAGAAGGTGGCATTGAGCAAGTGTTACTTGCCATTTCCAAGGATGAGGAAATGAGTATGAGAGAAGAGGTCATAAGGCTTATACCAAACATAGTTTATGGAGATCCCAGGTCGAGATTGGAGACTCTTGAAGATGCATTTGATTTATCAGTTAAGGGAATGATTGAGAGAGTTGAGGAAGTTAGGAGAGTGATTAAGGATGGTAAAGATCCTAGTGTTGGTTTTGCAGAAGAAGATAGTTATAAGTATACGTTTTCTCATTATTTAGAATGA
- the LOC133819876 gene encoding heat stress transcription factor A-5: MEGAQAAASGGSGPAPFLLKTYDMVDDSATDEIVSWSASKSSFVVWNPPEFSRLLLPTYFKHNNFSSFIRQLNTYGFRKIDPEKWEFQNEDFVKDQKHLLKNIHRRKPIHSHSNPQGSLADSERATLDEELEKLSREKSVLEENISHCKQQLMEKPQLEIVTQRVNGIEKRQDDLHSFLEKAVKDPAFVDYLVQKIESMDFGSYNKKRRLPEVEYSQPVVENGFVENHSSSRAEFGNIFHQDFSNKLRLELSPAVSDMHLVSNSTQSSNEDGEILHRKISEPELRGARVRAEGLFLAPEPLELSDTGTSFGFKMDSSLSRKQPTNGSPGLRSLQTNLTSSEEGDGQISCLLNLSLASSPFEVNNHPYSAGMPQLGQGIRKPLELRFGANPRESETRFSSMKKTVADGGKNLPSSQEAATTNQGSVAAPGKVNDVFWEQFLTERPGCSDNEEASSNYRASAYDDLNDGRLGNGLSRSSKNVEQLTL; encoded by the exons ATGGAAGGAGCTCAGGCGGCCGCTTCCGGCGGGAGTGGTCCGGCGCCGTTCTTGTTGAAAACTTACGATATGGTGGATGATTCTGCCACGGACGAGATCGTTTCGTGGAGCGCAAGCAAGAGCAGCTTCGTGGTTTGGAATCCGCCGGAGTTCAGTCGCCTTCTCCTTCCAACGTATTTCAAGCACAATAATTTCTCCAGCTTCATTCGTCAGCTCAACACCTac GGGTTTCGAAAGATTGACCCTGAGAAATGGGAATTTCAGAATGAGGATTTTGTGAAAGATCAAAAGCATCTTCTTAAGAATATCCACCGAAGAAAACCAATTCATAGCCACAGTAATCCTCAAGGTTCTTTAGCCGATTCAGAAAGAGCAACTCTTGATGAAGAATTAGAGAAGCTTTCACGTGAAAAATCTGTGCTCGAGGAAAATATTTCTCATTGCAAACAGCAGCTAATGGAAAAGCCTCAATTGGAAATCGTAACACAGCGGGTGAATGGTATAGAGAAAAGGCAAGATGATTTGCACTCTTTTTTAGAGAAAGCTGTTAAAGATCCTGCTTTCGTAGATTATCTTGTTCAGAAGATTGAATCTATGGATTTCGGATCATATAATAAGAAAAGGCGACTGCCTGAAGTTGAATATTCACAGCCAGTTGTTGAAAATGGTTTTGTGGAAAACCACAGTAGTTCAAGAGCCGAATTTGGGAATATTTTCCACCAAGATTTCTCAAATAAGCTGAGATTGGAACTATCACCAGCTGTTTCAGATATGCACCTGGTTTCAAATAGCACCCAGAGTTCCAATGAAGATGGAGAAATTTTGCACAGGAAAATATCTGAGCCAGAACTTAGAGGTGCGCGTGTAAGAGCAGAAGGCCTCTTCCTTGCACCCGAACCATTAGAGCTTTCAGATACAGGGACATCGTTTGGATTTAAAATGGATTCATCTTTGTCACGAAAACAGCCAACTAATGGAAGCCCCGGATTGCGCTCATTGCAGACAAATTTGACTTCTAGCGAAGAAGGCGATGGCCAAATTTCCTGTCTATTAAATCTGAGCCTAGCATCTTCTCCATTTGAAGTAAACAACCATCCTTATTCAGCTGGCATGCCCCAACTAGGTCAGGGTATCAGGAAACCCCTGGAATTAAGATTTGGTGCCAATCCAAGAGAATCTGAAACTAGATTCTCTTCGATGAAGAAAACTGTGGCCGATGGAGGAAAAAATCTACCGTCTTCCCAAGAGGCTGCAACTACTAATCAAGGGTCAGTAGCTGCTCCGGGTAAAGTGAACGACGTGTTCTGGGAGCAGTTTCTAACC